A section of the Hirschia baltica ATCC 49814 genome encodes:
- a CDS encoding fructose bisphosphate aldolase, with amino-acid sequence MTNKEMAHQAATKIGFVAALDQSGGSTPKALKAYGVEENEYSNDDEMFALVHEMRTRIIKSPAFNGEKVIGAILFERTMDGQIDGMPTAKYLWEKRGVVPFLKIDKGLADEKDGVQLMKPNPGLDALLERAVANGVYGTKMRSVVNAANEAGIAAVVAQQFEVGKQILSHGLMPIIEPEVTITIADKAEAEAILRTEITKQLDALPDDLQVMLKLSLPSEANFYKPLIDHPRVQRVVALSGGYSREDANAKLASNTGMIASFSRATLEGLSAKQSDDEFDATLSATIDCICEASKAG; translated from the coding sequence ATGACTAACAAAGAAATGGCGCACCAAGCGGCAACCAAAATTGGATTCGTAGCTGCTCTGGACCAATCAGGTGGTTCAACGCCTAAAGCTCTTAAAGCTTATGGTGTAGAAGAGAACGAATATTCCAATGATGATGAAATGTTTGCGCTTGTTCATGAAATGCGTACTCGCATCATTAAATCACCAGCTTTCAATGGCGAAAAAGTTATCGGTGCTATTTTGTTTGAGCGCACGATGGATGGCCAAATTGATGGCATGCCAACAGCAAAATATCTTTGGGAAAAGCGCGGCGTTGTTCCATTCTTGAAAATTGATAAAGGTCTTGCAGACGAAAAAGACGGTGTTCAGTTGATGAAGCCAAACCCAGGTTTGGATGCTTTGCTTGAGCGTGCTGTTGCCAATGGTGTTTATGGTACGAAAATGCGCTCTGTTGTGAATGCAGCTAATGAAGCTGGTATCGCGGCTGTTGTTGCTCAGCAGTTTGAAGTTGGTAAGCAGATTTTGTCACATGGTTTAATGCCGATCATTGAACCAGAAGTGACAATCACAATTGCTGACAAAGCCGAAGCTGAAGCTATTCTTCGCACTGAGATCACAAAACAGCTAGATGCGCTGCCAGACGATTTGCAGGTTATGTTGAAGCTGTCACTTCCAAGCGAAGCAAACTTCTACAAGCCATTGATCGATCACCCACGCGTGCAACGTGTTGTGGCGCTTTCTGGTGGTTATTCACGAGAAGACGCGAATGCAAAGCTTGCATCTAACACAGGCATGATTGCGAGTTTCTCGCGTGCGACGCTTGAAGGTCTTTCAGCCAAGCAAAGTGATGATGAGTTTGATGCAACGCTTTCAGCAACAATCGATTGCATTTGTGAAGCTTCTAAAGCTGGCTAA